A section of the Deinococcus taeanensis genome encodes:
- a CDS encoding zinc ribbon domain-containing protein: MSDTSPLRRLHRVQDLDLNLDRLRDEESNISEELRAARAEQERLNNALEDAEISLEGVEKQIRRVELDLSSVREQVTRAQDEQEKNAFDARAQSQYGSRIQMLSERADEMEEDLLPLREQQQALTQTAADLRAQHRALRPSLNSLEEQDEVRVQGLRDQGEADRQERAQLAGELDQRTMREYDMIRRAKKGLGVVEIKAGRCSGCNVNLPVNVQQKAAQGKLPPVKCPSCGRFLIRMDLA, from the coding sequence ATGAGCGACACGTCCCCCCTTCGCCGCCTGCACCGCGTTCAGGACCTTGACCTGAACCTCGACCGACTGCGCGACGAGGAAAGCAACATTTCCGAGGAGCTGCGCGCCGCGCGCGCCGAGCAGGAACGCCTGAACAACGCCCTGGAAGACGCCGAGATCAGCCTCGAAGGCGTGGAGAAGCAGATTCGCCGGGTGGAACTCGACCTGAGCAGCGTGCGTGAACAGGTCACGCGCGCGCAGGACGAGCAGGAGAAGAACGCCTTCGACGCCCGCGCGCAGTCACAGTACGGCAGCCGCATCCAGATGCTCAGCGAACGTGCCGATGAGATGGAAGAGGACCTGCTGCCGCTGCGCGAACAGCAGCAGGCGCTCACTCAGACCGCCGCGGACCTGCGCGCCCAGCACCGCGCGCTGCGGCCCAGCCTGAACAGTCTGGAAGAGCAGGACGAGGTGCGCGTGCAGGGTCTGCGGGACCAGGGTGAGGCGGACCGGCAGGAACGTGCGCAGCTGGCCGGCGAGCTCGACCAGCGCACCATGCGCGAGTACGACATGATCCGCCGCGCCAAAAAGGGCCTGGGTGTGGTGGAGATCAAGGCCGGGCGCTGCAGCGGCTGCAACGTGAACCTGCCGGTGAACGTGCAGCAGAAGGCGGCGCAGGGCAAACTGCCGCCGGTGAAGTGCCCCAGCTGCGGCCGGTTCCTGATCCGCATGGACCTCGCCTAA
- the nth gene encoding endonuclease III, translated as MTIRGRTGQARRLPAGARVRAGQVLGALETLYPDARTELAFRTPFELLVATVLSAQATDVSVNAATPALFEVYPDAQAMSRAAPEDLEPFIRRIGLYRGKARNLAALARLLVERHGGEVPNDFDAVVALPGAGRKTTNVVLSNAFGYPAIAVDTHVGRLSRRLGLSVQTNPDKVEADLQRLFPKERWVFLHHALILHGRRVCVARRPACGVCLMAPFCPKVGVE; from the coding sequence GTGACCATCAGGGGCAGGACAGGGCAGGCGCGGCGCCTGCCAGCAGGAGCGCGGGTGCGCGCCGGGCAGGTGCTGGGCGCGCTGGAGACGCTGTATCCGGACGCGCGGACGGAACTGGCGTTCCGCACGCCCTTCGAGCTGCTGGTGGCCACGGTGCTGAGCGCGCAGGCGACGGACGTCAGCGTGAATGCCGCCACACCCGCCCTCTTTGAGGTGTACCCGGACGCGCAGGCCATGAGCCGCGCCGCGCCGGAGGACCTGGAGCCGTTCATCCGGCGGATCGGCCTGTACCGCGGCAAGGCCCGCAACCTCGCGGCGCTGGCGCGGCTGCTGGTGGAACGGCATGGCGGGGAGGTGCCCAACGATTTCGACGCGGTGGTGGCGCTGCCCGGCGCGGGCCGCAAGACCACGAACGTGGTCCTGAGCAACGCTTTCGGCTACCCGGCCATTGCAGTCGATACACATGTGGGGCGCCTGTCGCGCCGGCTGGGCCTGAGCGTGCAGACGAATCCCGACAAGGTGGAGGCCGATCTGCAGCGCCTGTTCCCGAAGGAACGGTGGGTGTTCCTGCACCACGCGCTGATCCTGCACGGGCGGCGGGTGTGCGTGGCGCGCCGCCCGGCGTGCGGGGTGTGCCTGATGGCGCCGTTCTGCCCGAAAGTGGGTGTGGAGTGA
- a CDS encoding asparaginase — translation MPSVPSPRLAVIHTGGTIASRPSPDGRGLTPQAPPSLPGLEQVGLTETQPFSLPSPHMTPAHMGELAALIRTLAPTHDGVVVTHGTDTLEETAFALHLLLDVPIPVVLTGSMRHAEEISWDGPANLLDAAHVALHPPSRGRGPLVVIGGDIFDARTVTKTHTTAVDAFGGYPGPIGRIDREGHVPRVHYFAMPEPRATYHPAHLEARVEILYAYAGWQGEGYAEAAERADGLVIAALGTGNLPAQLLPLIQNTGKPVVIATRTHAGPVLPVYGYAGGGATLVAAGAIPASFLNAHKARLLLLILLGQGLGREQIRAVFDRDEF, via the coding sequence ATGCCCAGCGTTCCCTCCCCCCGCCTCGCGGTGATTCACACGGGCGGCACCATCGCCAGCCGCCCCAGCCCCGACGGGCGCGGCCTGACCCCACAGGCGCCGCCCAGCCTGCCCGGCCTGGAACAGGTGGGGCTCACCGAAACGCAGCCCTTCAGTCTGCCCAGCCCTCACATGACGCCCGCGCACATGGGCGAGCTCGCCGCCCTGATCCGCACCCTCGCCCCCACCCACGACGGGGTGGTCGTGACGCACGGCACCGACACCCTGGAGGAAACGGCGTTCGCGCTGCACCTGCTGCTCGACGTGCCCATCCCGGTGGTCCTGACCGGCAGCATGCGCCACGCCGAGGAAATCAGCTGGGACGGCCCCGCCAACCTCCTCGACGCCGCGCACGTGGCCCTGCACCCCCCCAGCCGCGGCCGCGGCCCGCTCGTCGTGATCGGAGGGGACATCTTCGACGCGCGCACCGTCACGAAAACCCACACGACCGCCGTGGACGCCTTCGGCGGGTACCCCGGCCCGATCGGCCGCATTGACCGCGAGGGTCACGTGCCCCGCGTGCACTACTTCGCGATGCCTGAACCGCGCGCCACGTACCACCCCGCGCATCTGGAGGCCCGCGTCGAAATCCTGTACGCCTACGCCGGCTGGCAGGGCGAAGGGTACGCCGAGGCCGCCGAGCGTGCCGACGGACTCGTCATCGCCGCGCTCGGCACCGGGAATCTGCCCGCGCAACTGCTGCCGCTGATACAGAACACCGGCAAGCCCGTGGTGATCGCCACGCGCACCCACGCCGGCCCGGTCCTCCCGGTGTACGGGTACGCCGGGGGCGGCGCCACCCTGGTCGCCGCCGGCGCCATCCCCGCCAGTTTCCTGAACGCCCACAAGGCCCGGCTGCTGCTGCTGATCCTGCTCGGGCAGGGACTTGGCCGCGAGCAGATCCGCGCCGTCTTCGACCGCGACGAGTTCTGA
- a CDS encoding prolyl oligopeptidase family serine peptidase, translating into MTSTPPPTLPATRRDDHVDTYTDAHGAPVHVPDPYRWLEDPDHPDTRAWVAAQNAFSDSHLSGLPARAAYRDRLTALWDDERPGVPWQRGGQYFRMFNPGLLNQPLLQVAADPHGPWRTLLDPNALSADGTVALGGLSVSRDGQVLAYATQSGGSDWLTWRVRDVPSGQDRPDELLWSKFSGAEWHPDGTGFYYSAYDAPLPGGTLTGTNSQQRLMFHRLGTPQVQDTLVIARPDQPTWGFSARVTEDARHLIVHVWQGTDPRGLLWVRPLADEGLFTELVAAFRAMYSVVGSDVDTLYVLTDEDAPRGRLLAWNAATGERRTLIPEGPDKLEEVRAVRSGFLSLTLRDASHRLHRHGRQGERLGELTLPTFGSVQLSTHPASDEVFFGFTSFLSPSRPYRVRLPDGLPEALSPEPQAFDAAAFEVTQDFAISRDGTRVPMFIVARRDLPRDGRNPALLYGYGGFNISLTPAFSPARVAWLERGGVYAQANLRGGGEYGEEWHQAGTLRRKQNVFDDFIACAEHLSARGWTAPAHLGIQGGSNGGLLVGACLTQRPDLFGAAVPQVGVLDMLRYHEFTIGWAWASDYGRSDDPDMLSTLLAYSPLHNLRPGTAYPPTLITTGDHDDRVVPAHSFKFGAALQAAQGGPAPVLLRIQTRAGHGAGKPTALIIEEQADIHAFLEHHLRLR; encoded by the coding sequence GTGACCTCCACACCCCCGCCGACCCTGCCGGCCACCCGCCGGGACGACCACGTGGACACCTACACGGACGCCCACGGCGCGCCCGTTCATGTTCCCGACCCGTACCGCTGGCTGGAAGACCCGGACCACCCGGACACCCGCGCGTGGGTCGCGGCGCAGAACGCGTTCAGCGACTCGCACCTGAGCGGCCTGCCGGCCCGCGCCGCGTACCGGGACCGGCTGACCGCCCTGTGGGACGACGAGCGGCCCGGTGTGCCGTGGCAGCGCGGCGGGCAGTACTTCCGGATGTTCAACCCGGGGCTGCTGAACCAGCCTCTGCTGCAGGTGGCTGCGGACCCGCACGGGCCCTGGCGCACCCTGCTGGACCCGAACGCCCTGAGCGCCGACGGCACCGTGGCGCTGGGGGGCCTCAGCGTCAGCCGTGACGGGCAGGTGCTCGCGTACGCCACGCAGAGTGGCGGCAGTGACTGGCTCACGTGGCGCGTGCGGGACGTGCCGAGCGGGCAGGACCGGCCGGACGAGCTGCTCTGGAGCAAGTTCAGCGGCGCAGAGTGGCACCCGGACGGCACGGGGTTCTACTACAGCGCCTACGACGCGCCCTTGCCCGGCGGCACGCTCACCGGAACGAACAGCCAGCAGCGCCTGATGTTCCACCGCCTGGGCACCCCACAGGTGCAGGACACGCTGGTGATCGCGCGGCCGGATCAGCCCACCTGGGGCTTCAGCGCCCGCGTCACCGAGGACGCCCGCCACCTGATCGTGCACGTGTGGCAGGGCACCGACCCGCGCGGCCTGCTGTGGGTGCGTCCCCTGGCGGACGAGGGGCTTTTCACGGAACTTGTCGCGGCGTTCCGCGCCATGTACAGCGTGGTCGGCAGTGACGTTGACACCCTGTACGTCCTGACCGACGAGGACGCCCCGCGCGGGCGGCTGCTTGCCTGGAACGCCGCGACCGGGGAGCGCCGCACCCTCATTCCGGAAGGGCCCGACAAACTGGAGGAGGTGCGCGCGGTGCGCAGCGGCTTCCTGAGCCTGACCCTGCGCGACGCCAGTCACCGGCTGCACCGGCACGGCCGCCAGGGCGAGCGGCTGGGCGAACTGACCCTGCCGACCTTCGGCAGCGTGCAGCTCAGCACCCACCCGGCCTCCGACGAGGTGTTCTTCGGGTTCACGTCCTTCCTGTCCCCCAGCCGGCCCTACCGCGTGCGCCTTCCGGATGGCCTGCCCGAGGCCCTGTCCCCCGAACCGCAGGCCTTTGACGCGGCGGCGTTCGAGGTCACGCAGGACTTCGCCATCAGCCGGGACGGCACGCGCGTGCCGATGTTCATCGTGGCCCGCCGGGACCTCCCCCGCGACGGGCGCAACCCTGCCCTGCTGTACGGGTACGGCGGCTTCAACATCAGCCTCACGCCGGCGTTCAGTCCCGCGCGCGTCGCGTGGCTCGAACGCGGCGGGGTGTACGCGCAGGCCAACCTGCGCGGTGGGGGCGAGTACGGCGAGGAGTGGCATCAGGCCGGCACGCTGCGCCGCAAGCAGAACGTCTTCGATGACTTCATTGCCTGCGCCGAGCACCTGAGCGCGCGCGGCTGGACGGCGCCGGCCCACCTGGGGATTCAGGGGGGAAGCAACGGCGGCCTGCTGGTGGGGGCCTGTCTGACCCAGCGTCCGGACCTGTTTGGGGCGGCCGTCCCGCAGGTGGGCGTGCTGGACATGCTGCGCTACCACGAGTTCACGATCGGCTGGGCGTGGGCCAGCGATTACGGCCGCAGCGACGACCCGGACATGCTGAGCACCCTGCTGGCGTACTCGCCGCTGCACAACCTGCGCCCCGGCACCGCGTACCCGCCCACCCTGATCACCACCGGCGATCACGACGACCGGGTCGTGCCGGCCCATTCCTTCAAGTTCGGCGCGGCGTTGCAGGCGGCGCAGGGCGGCCCGGCGCCGGTGCTGCTGCGCATCCAGACCCGTGCCGGGCACGGCGCCGGAAAACCCACGGCGCTGATCATCGAGGAGCAGGCGGACATTCACGCGTTCCTGGAGCACCACCTGCGCCTGCGCTGA
- the hemC gene encoding hydroxymethylbilane synthase: MRMVTVGTRGSTLALAQTQWVVARLKEEWPDTDFRIQTISTKGDRNRGSLEAMAQQGDKGFWVKEIEDALLQKRIDIAVHSLKDLPTEQPEGLEVSSIPRRVDARDVLIGKEGMKRLAELPQGARIGTSSVRRKAFLRSFRPDLQVVDLRGNIDTRLAALAGHEYDAIILAAAGLIRTEMRHRIDEFVEPDILLPAPGQGALALETRADDDLTIEVAYAIHDHTTDDRITAEREFLAGLGAGCMAPVGAHASVKGGILTLEGWVGALDGTQVIRATTQGDPSECAELGAELATDMLERGAQALIEAARS, translated from the coding sequence ATGCGGATGGTGACGGTAGGAACGCGCGGCAGTACGCTCGCGCTCGCACAGACCCAGTGGGTAGTGGCCCGCCTGAAGGAAGAATGGCCGGACACAGACTTCCGCATTCAGACCATCAGCACCAAGGGTGACCGCAACCGCGGCAGTCTGGAAGCCATGGCGCAGCAGGGCGATAAGGGCTTCTGGGTCAAGGAGATCGAGGACGCCCTGCTGCAGAAGCGGATCGACATCGCTGTCCACTCCCTCAAGGACCTCCCCACCGAGCAGCCCGAAGGCCTGGAAGTCAGCTCCATTCCCCGCCGCGTGGACGCCCGGGACGTACTGATCGGCAAAGAAGGAATGAAACGTCTCGCCGAGCTTCCGCAGGGCGCCCGGATCGGCACCAGCAGCGTGCGCCGCAAGGCCTTCCTGCGCTCCTTCCGCCCGGACCTGCAGGTCGTCGACCTGCGCGGCAACATCGACACGCGTCTCGCCGCGCTGGCCGGCCACGAGTACGACGCGATCATCCTCGCGGCCGCCGGACTGATCCGCACCGAGATGCGCCACCGCATCGACGAGTTTGTGGAGCCCGACATCCTGCTGCCCGCGCCGGGCCAGGGCGCCCTGGCCCTCGAAACCCGCGCGGACGACGACCTGACCATCGAGGTGGCCTACGCCATTCACGACCACACCACCGACGACCGCATCACCGCCGAACGCGAGTTCCTGGCCGGCCTGGGCGCCGGCTGCATGGCGCCGGTAGGAGCGCACGCCAGCGTCAAGGGCGGCATCCTCACCCTGGAAGGGTGGGTGGGCGCCCTGGACGGCACGCAGGTCATCCGCGCCACCACGCAGGGCGACCCCAGCGAATGCGCCGAACTGGGCGCCGAACTGGCCACCGACATGCTCGAACGGGGCGCGCAGGCCCTGATCGAAGCGGCCCGCAGCTGA
- a CDS encoding MFS transporter produces the protein MTRVRGQTWRFSAQVWLFLGSVFTFGLSQAFTSLFLNFYLRALGLGAEWQGVMNAVPAITLAALSLPAVAVARRISNAHALKVGAALNLLGMLLLVAAGGPALVVLGAVVQGAGSALSMVSASPFMANNSDERSRVTLFSVQNALMTGAGFLGNLMGGQVPTLYAAWTGTGAGSLGALRSALLVASGLQLLGLVPVLALRPTEKTRREGRSFHVRDRATMARLVLPNVLVGLGAGATIPFLNVFIEGKFGISYAGLGTLFAWTSLATAATALLQPLLVRRMGQLQAVLFVQASSLPFLALLGFAPHLWLVTAALFTRGALMNAAGPVYSAYAMTALPEEDRPMYSAVNMIAWDLGWAVSSVLSGVVRGAFPFSTAFTALFAWTLLMYAGSVVAIYLGLYRRARMNAATSASGAGT, from the coding sequence GTGACGCGTGTACGCGGGCAGACGTGGCGCTTTTCCGCGCAGGTCTGGCTGTTTCTGGGGTCGGTGTTCACGTTCGGGCTGTCGCAGGCGTTCACGAGCCTGTTCCTGAACTTCTACCTGCGGGCGCTGGGGCTGGGCGCCGAGTGGCAGGGGGTCATGAACGCCGTGCCGGCCATTACGCTGGCGGCCCTGAGCCTGCCGGCGGTGGCGGTGGCGCGGCGGATCAGTAATGCCCACGCCCTGAAGGTCGGCGCCGCCCTGAACCTGCTGGGCATGCTGCTGCTCGTGGCGGCGGGTGGCCCGGCGCTGGTGGTGCTGGGCGCGGTCGTGCAGGGGGCCGGGTCGGCGCTGAGTATGGTATCGGCCTCACCGTTCATGGCGAACAACAGCGATGAGCGCAGCCGCGTCACGCTGTTCAGCGTGCAGAATGCCCTGATGACCGGCGCCGGGTTCCTGGGGAACCTGATGGGTGGGCAGGTCCCGACCCTGTACGCCGCCTGGACCGGCACGGGCGCCGGGAGTCTGGGCGCCCTGCGTTCGGCGCTGCTGGTCGCTTCGGGCCTGCAACTGCTGGGGCTTGTGCCGGTCCTGGCGCTGCGCCCCACTGAAAAGACCCGCCGTGAGGGCCGCAGTTTTCACGTGCGGGACCGGGCGACCATGGCGCGGCTGGTGCTGCCGAACGTGCTGGTGGGGCTGGGGGCCGGGGCGACCATTCCGTTCCTGAACGTGTTTATTGAGGGGAAGTTCGGCATCAGTTACGCGGGGCTGGGCACGCTGTTCGCTTGGACGAGCCTGGCGACGGCCGCCACGGCGCTGCTGCAGCCGCTGCTGGTGCGGCGCATGGGGCAGTTGCAGGCGGTGCTGTTCGTGCAGGCCAGCAGCCTGCCGTTCCTGGCGCTGCTGGGGTTCGCGCCGCACCTGTGGCTGGTCACGGCGGCGCTCTTCACGAGGGGCGCCCTGATGAACGCCGCTGGTCCCGTGTACAGCGCGTACGCCATGACCGCCCTGCCCGAGGAGGACCGCCCGATGTACTCGGCGGTGAACATGATCGCCTGGGACCTGGGCTGGGCGGTCAGCAGCGTACTTTCGGGCGTGGTCCGGGGGGCATTTCCGTTCAGCACGGCGTTTACCGCGCTGTTCGCGTGGACGCTGCTGATGTACGCCGGGAGTGTCGTGGCGATCTATCTGGGGCTGTACCGCCGGGCCCGGATGAACGCCGCCACAAGTGCGTCCGGGGCGGGCACTTGA
- a CDS encoding acetyl-CoA carboxylase carboxyltransferase subunit alpha, with translation MTTPNATPPAPVSLDTLKELEARVRDLERTAQNTGQNLDAALNPLRAEVDRLRAQQTPRALSRWERVQLARAQGRPTALDYVDRLCTEFIELHGDRRYGDDPALIGGPARWQGVPVMLLLQQKGRDTKSKIKRRFGSANPEGYRKAVRLMDLADKFGLPVVALVDTQGAYPGLEAEERGQGWAIAESIRRMLNLRVPVVNVVIGEGGSGGALAIGVGNRVLIQENAWYSVISPEGAASIIWKDVSKAPLAAEALRLTAPDLLELGIVEEVIPEPAGGAHQNPEDAAHAVGEAVTRHLRDLMAQTPDTLRATRAERFRRLGAYTETP, from the coding sequence ATGACCACGCCCAACGCCACGCCCCCTGCGCCCGTCAGTCTCGACACCCTCAAGGAACTTGAGGCGCGGGTCCGGGACCTGGAACGGACCGCGCAGAACACCGGGCAGAACCTCGACGCGGCACTCAACCCGCTGCGCGCCGAGGTGGACCGCCTGCGCGCCCAGCAGACCCCCCGCGCCCTGAGCCGCTGGGAACGCGTGCAGCTGGCCCGCGCGCAGGGCCGCCCCACCGCGCTGGACTACGTGGACCGGCTGTGCACCGAATTCATTGAACTGCACGGCGACCGCCGTTACGGCGACGATCCGGCCCTGATCGGCGGCCCGGCCCGCTGGCAGGGCGTGCCGGTCATGCTGCTGCTTCAGCAGAAGGGCCGCGACACGAAAAGTAAGATCAAACGCCGCTTCGGCAGCGCCAACCCGGAAGGGTACCGCAAGGCCGTGCGCCTGATGGACCTCGCCGACAAGTTCGGTCTGCCGGTCGTGGCGCTCGTGGATACCCAGGGCGCGTACCCCGGTCTGGAAGCCGAGGAGCGCGGCCAGGGCTGGGCGATTGCCGAGAGCATCCGCCGGATGCTGAACCTGCGCGTGCCGGTCGTGAACGTCGTGATCGGCGAGGGCGGATCGGGCGGCGCGCTCGCCATCGGCGTCGGCAACCGCGTCCTGATTCAGGAGAACGCCTGGTACTCCGTGATCTCCCCTGAGGGGGCCGCGAGCATCATCTGGAAAGACGTCAGCAAAGCCCCACTGGCCGCCGAGGCACTGCGCCTGACCGCCCCGGACCTCCTGGAACTTGGCATTGTGGAGGAAGTCATTCCTGAACCCGCCGGCGGCGCCCACCAGAACCCCGAAGACGCTGCGCACGCGGTGGGGGAGGCCGTGACCCGGCATCTGCGCGACCTGATGGCCCAGACGCCCGACACCCTGAGAGCCACCCGGGCCGAACGCTTCCGCCGGCTCGGCGCGTACACCGAAACCCCCTGA
- the cutA gene encoding divalent-cation tolerance protein CutA, whose amino-acid sequence MSLVVMVTLPPERALDLARTLVAEHLAGCVNIVPGVQSVYRWQGEVAEDPESLLLIKTSGEQYPDLEARIKAVHPYEVPEIIALQYDRALPEFQAWLRDALQPDRK is encoded by the coding sequence ATGTCACTGGTCGTCATGGTCACCCTTCCCCCCGAGCGGGCGCTGGACCTGGCCCGCACCCTGGTTGCTGAACATCTGGCCGGCTGCGTGAATATCGTGCCGGGCGTGCAGAGCGTGTACCGCTGGCAGGGCGAGGTGGCCGAGGACCCTGAGAGCCTGCTGCTGATCAAGACGAGCGGTGAGCAGTACCCCGACCTGGAGGCCCGCATCAAGGCGGTGCATCCCTACGAGGTGCCGGAGATTATCGCGCTGCAGTACGACCGGGCCCTGCCGGAGTTTCAGGCGTGGCTGCGTGACGCGCTGCAGCCTGACCGGAAGTAG
- a CDS encoding GH1 family beta-glucosidase, translating into MSGFPNGFVWGAASAAYQVEGAVLEGGRGVSVWDTFTHTPGRTADGSTGDVACDHYHRAALDVTLLRELGVDAYRLSVAWPRVQPQGRGRVNVPGLAFYDRLLDELLDSGVQPWVTLHHWDLPQALEDAGGWLNRDTAFRFEEYAFVVGERLADRAAAFMTLSEPGEVMLRGYGLGTHAPGRSLGLGAFPAAHHQLLGHGLAARALREAGARQVGIVNGFAPAWPASDREADVQAAARWDALRNHLFTDPLLRGTYPAAALDLLAERAPALLEAVRPGDLGVMAAPLEVLGVTYEQPAWVRAAPGQPFGVEVGPVPGRERTTGGAAVVPEGLTALLTGLSARYGESCPPLAVTLPGSAQPDVPGPDGRVRDAGRIRFLEGHLEATLEAVWQGAPVGAWFVEGLLDHFAWAQGYSVRSGLVHVDFATQERTPKDSYRWWQAWLRAAH; encoded by the coding sequence ATGTCAGGCTTTCCGAACGGCTTCGTGTGGGGCGCGGCGAGCGCCGCGTATCAGGTAGAGGGGGCGGTGCTGGAGGGTGGGCGCGGCGTCAGTGTCTGGGATACGTTCACGCACACGCCCGGGCGCACTGCGGACGGCAGTACGGGTGACGTGGCCTGCGATCACTACCACCGCGCCGCACTGGACGTGACGCTGCTGCGGGAGCTGGGCGTGGACGCCTACCGTCTGAGTGTGGCGTGGCCGCGGGTGCAGCCGCAGGGGCGCGGCCGGGTGAACGTGCCGGGCCTTGCCTTCTACGACCGGCTGCTGGACGAGTTGCTGGACTCGGGCGTGCAGCCGTGGGTGACGCTTCACCACTGGGATCTGCCGCAGGCGCTGGAAGACGCGGGCGGCTGGCTGAACCGTGACACCGCGTTCCGGTTCGAGGAGTACGCGTTTGTGGTCGGGGAACGTCTGGCGGACCGCGCGGCGGCGTTCATGACCCTGAGTGAGCCCGGCGAGGTCATGCTGCGCGGGTATGGGCTGGGCACGCATGCACCGGGACGCTCGCTGGGTCTGGGGGCCTTCCCGGCCGCGCACCATCAGCTGCTGGGGCACGGACTGGCTGCGCGGGCGCTGCGGGAAGCGGGCGCGCGGCAGGTGGGGATCGTGAACGGGTTCGCGCCGGCCTGGCCTGCCAGCGACCGCGAGGCAGACGTCCAGGCGGCCGCCCGCTGGGACGCGCTGCGCAACCACCTGTTCACGGACCCGCTGCTGCGCGGCACGTACCCGGCGGCGGCGCTGGATCTGCTGGCTGAGCGGGCGCCGGCGCTGCTGGAGGCCGTGCGGCCCGGAGACCTGGGCGTGATGGCCGCGCCCCTGGAGGTCCTGGGCGTCACGTACGAACAGCCGGCGTGGGTGCGGGCCGCGCCGGGCCAGCCCTTTGGCGTGGAGGTGGGACCTGTGCCCGGCCGGGAGCGGACGACCGGCGGCGCGGCCGTGGTCCCTGAAGGGCTCACAGCGCTGCTGACCGGCCTGAGTGCCCGGTACGGGGAGAGCTGCCCGCCGCTGGCCGTTACCCTGCCCGGTTCTGCGCAGCCGGACGTCCCAGGACCGGACGGCCGGGTGCGGGACGCGGGCCGCATCCGCTTTCTGGAAGGGCACCTGGAGGCCACGCTGGAAGCGGTCTGGCAGGGCGCGCCAGTGGGTGCGTGGTTTGTGGAGGGGCTCCTCGATCACTTCGCCTGGGCGCAGGGGTACAGCGTGCGCTCGGGGCTGGTGCACGTGGATTTCGCCACGCAGGAGCGCACACCCAAGGACAGTTACCGCTGGTGGCAGGCGTGGCTGCGCGCGGCCCATTAA
- a CDS encoding LapA family protein has protein sequence MRTVVLIVVLVLLGLFAVLNTNALMYPHTLSLGFVTYSGVPMGLILLILTTALSLVFYFWAGITGLRAQADSAKLLRDMEGLRVSLDQQEGSRFAQLQTHIDERLRTLGQGAAQPEVAALRERVDALQRDMNLQLAQLDDYLKSKLG, from the coding sequence ATGCGGACCGTCGTCCTGATCGTGGTGCTCGTGCTTCTGGGGCTGTTTGCCGTGCTGAACACGAACGCCCTGATGTACCCTCACACCCTGAGCCTGGGGTTCGTGACGTACTCCGGCGTGCCCATGGGCCTGATCCTGCTGATCCTCACCACCGCGCTGAGTCTGGTGTTTTACTTCTGGGCCGGCATTACCGGCCTGCGCGCCCAGGCGGACAGTGCCAAGCTCCTGCGGGACATGGAGGGCCTGCGCGTGAGTCTCGACCAGCAGGAGGGCAGCCGCTTCGCGCAGCTTCAGACGCACATCGACGAGCGCTTGCGCACGCTGGGGCAGGGCGCCGCCCAGCCTGAGGTGGCGGCGCTGCGTGAAAGGGTGGACGCCCTGCAGCGCGACATGAATCTTCAGCTGGCCCAGCTGGACGATTACCTGAAAAGCAAACTGGGCTGA
- the accD gene encoding acetyl-CoA carboxylase, carboxyltransferase subunit beta — MALDRFFRRRRPQQQTGADVPDLWTQCPACKEGVYNRDLEANAYVCPKCSHHLRLDAAQRVQVLLDEGSFQQLSGRVHPTDALNFNDTETYTERLRRAQKKTGRPDAILTGSGTIQGTSVTLAVMDFAFSGGSMGSVVGEEIARAAEYAAEHGTPLIIVTASGGARMQESALSLMQMAKTTVALETLTQRGLPYVSVLTDPTTGGVTASFATIADVIVAEPGALIGFAGPRVIQQTIRQNLPEGFQRAEFLLEHGMVDAVVDRREQRAYLASLLGLLTRQEVSA; from the coding sequence ATGGCGCTTGACCGTTTTTTCCGCCGCCGCCGCCCACAGCAGCAGACGGGCGCCGACGTTCCTGATCTATGGACCCAGTGCCCCGCCTGCAAGGAAGGGGTCTACAACCGCGACCTGGAAGCCAACGCCTACGTGTGCCCCAAGTGCAGCCACCACCTGCGCCTGGACGCCGCGCAGCGCGTTCAGGTGCTGCTTGACGAGGGCAGCTTCCAGCAGCTGTCGGGCCGCGTGCACCCCACCGACGCCCTGAACTTCAACGACACCGAAACGTACACCGAACGCCTGCGCCGCGCGCAGAAAAAAACCGGCCGGCCCGACGCGATCCTCACGGGCAGCGGCACCATCCAGGGGACCTCTGTCACGCTGGCCGTCATGGACTTCGCGTTCAGCGGCGGCAGCATGGGCAGCGTGGTCGGTGAGGAGATCGCCCGCGCCGCCGAATACGCGGCCGAGCACGGTACGCCCCTGATTATCGTGACGGCCAGTGGCGGCGCCCGCATGCAGGAAAGTGCGCTCTCCCTGATGCAGATGGCCAAAACGACAGTGGCCCTGGAGACCCTCACGCAGCGCGGCCTGCCTTACGTGAGCGTGCTGACCGACCCCACCACCGGCGGCGTCACCGCCAGCTTCGCCACCATCGCCGACGTGATCGTGGCTGAACCCGGCGCGCTGATCGGCTTCGCCGGCCCGCGCGTGATTCAGCAGACCATCCGCCAGAACCTGCCCGAAGGCTTCCAGCGGGCCGAATTCCTCCTGGAGCACGGCATGGTGGACGCCGTCGTGGACCGCCGCGAGCAGCGCGCGTACCTCGCGTCCCTGCTGGGCCTCCTGACCCGCCAGGAGGTCAGCGCATGA